AATTTTTATTCCTAGAATATAAGCAGCATCGCCAAGGTCTTTCATTTGAAAACACTTCCCAAGCCAAGACTTTACCTTTTGTAAAGTTgggatgtcatttccaataagtagtatatcatatacatataagattaaaaaTACTACTATGCACCCACTAGCCCTTTTGTAAACACATGGATCATCTTCATTTTGGATAAAATCAAACTCTTTTATTTTCTCGTCAAAACGAAGATTCCAGCTTctagatgcttgctttaatccgtaAATGGCTCTTTTAAGCTTACACactttattaggatacttaggatttaCAAAACCTTCTGGTTGTTCCATATAGACATCTTCACTTAAGTGTCCATTAAGGaatgcggttttgacatccatttgccatatctcatagtcataatatGCGGCTATGGCGATGAGTATTCTAATTGATTTTAGCATGGCTACTGGAGAGAAAGTTTCGTCATAGTCATCAccatgagtttgagtgaaacctttcgcCACTGGTCTTGCCTTAAATGTATGTACATTTCCGTCCATATCGattttcttcttgaaaatccatttgctcCCAACAGCCTTGCTATCAGGAGGTAGATCAACTAAGTCCCATACTTCGTTGTCATACATGGACTGCATCTCTTCATTCATGGCTTCATTCCATTTCTTAGATTCAGGATCTAATGTAGCATCTTTGTAGTTAGTGGGCTCACTTTCATCCACTAAGAAAATGTCGTCATATCTTTGGGGACTATGACGAGGTCTACTAGATCTAAGAATGTCTTGTGTTACTTCAGGTTCCTGAGCAACCAATTGTTCAGGTTCTTCAACAATTTGTTGATAGCTAGTGCCAACCTCAGGTGTGATATtttgtggttcttgaatttcttcaagttctACATTACTCCCACTTGCTTTATTTAATAGAAACTCATTTTCTAGAAAAGTAGCGTGTCTAGAAACAAACACTTTGTTCTCGGTAGGATTGTAGAAATAATATCTCATAGAATCCTCTGGGTATCCCACAAAAATGCATTTGATAGATCTGGGATCAAGTTTGTTGGAAGTTTCTTGTCGAACATGAGCTTCGCAACCCCAAACTTTCAAATAAGATAAATTTGGAACCTTTCCATGCCATAAATCATATGGTGTCTTGTTTACCTTTTTGGTTGGTACCATATTTAGTATGCGAGCAGCAGATAATAAGGCATAGGTCCAGAAAGATGGAGGAAGTGAAGTATgattcatcatagatcgaaccatatcaagtagggttcgattcctcctctcagaaacaccattatgttgtggtgttccgggtggagtgcgTTGTGAAATAATTCCACAATTCTTTAGATGATCGTCAAACTCTTGACACAAGTACTCACCTCCTCGATCCGATCGAAGAACCTTTATCGTTTTGCCTAGCTGATTTTGAACCTCATTTTGAAACACTTTGAACGTTTCAAATGCCTCATGTTTATGTTTCAATAAGTAAACATAATCAAATCTACtgaaatcatcagtaaatgtaatgaagtatcttttcttgacatagttctaaaaggaccGCATACATCGGAATGTATAAGTCCCAAAAGATCCTTTGCTCTTTCTCCAGAACCGgagaaaggtgcttttgtcatctTCCCgcttaaacaagattcacatacatcaaatgactcagagttatttgattttaaaattccatcagattggagtttggttatgcgtttcttgtttatgtgaccaagacgacaatgccatagataagtTTGATTCAAGTCATGCTTGGATCTTTTGGTGTTTATGTTATACATAgaactattattggatgaatcttgTATGTCAACTTCATATATGCCATTGTGAGGCCGTGCCTCAAAATAAAAAACATCTTTATTGAAAACTGAAATATTACCATTAGGAAAAGCATACGAGTAACCAGATTCATACAAACGTGCAGCTGAAATAATGTTCCTAGTTAGACTAGGGACATaataacaattatttaatattaaatacagGCCATTTGGTAATAAAATTTCATAAGTGCCTATTCCTACGACCGCAACATGTGCTCCGTTGCCAACATGCAATACCAAATCGCCTGGTTTCAGCTTCTTAATCTTTCTTAGTCCCTGCACATTattacaaatgtgagttccacaaccagtatcaaatacCCATGAATTACTAGAGAAAGCAAATAGTTCTATCATATAGATACCTGAGGTGCTAGCATTGCTAGCCTTTGTCTTCTTCAGCTCTGCAAGGTAAGTAGGGCAGTTTCGCTTCCAATGACCAATTTCTCCACAATGGAAACAAGTGGCATCTTTGGCAGGTTTTTCTTTCTTCTTGACAGAATCCTTTGGGGCAAACTTTTTGCCTTTGTAGTTGCCCTGACTCTTAGGTTTGCCTTTACCTTTGCCTTTGGCTTGTGGCTTCTTGATTTTTCCTTCCCGAATCATGAGGACTTCAGAGGTTTTGGATGGAATGTTCTTCTCAGCAGTCTTAAGCATTAAATGTAACTCCGAGATAGATTTCTCCAAATTGTTCATATTGTAGTTCAAGACGAACTGGTCATATGACTTTGGTAGTGAGTTGAGGATCAAGTCTATTGCCAACTCAGGACCAATGGAAGATCCAAGCCTCTCAAGTTGATCTATGTAGCTCTTCATTTTTAAAACATAAGAGCTTACAGAAGTCCCCTCTGTCATCTTGCATGCGTGTAACGCTCTGACAGTTTCAAAGCGTTGTTGCCtagcttgttgttggaacattttCTTTAGCTGCTTAAGCATCTCAAAGGCATCATGATGTTCCAAGTCCTTTTGCAAGTCTGGAATCATGGTGGCTAACATGATGCATGCTACCTCTGTGGAGTCATCCGTGTGCTTAGTCCAAGCATCTCGGATGCTCTTAGTGGCATTAGCAGGGGGTTCCTCGGGAACGGGTCCATCAAGTATATACGACTTCTTTTCgactttgagaacaattctcaaatTACGATACCAGTCTAAGAAGTTCGTATCATTGAGTTTTTCCTTCTCTAAGACAGATCTTAGAGAAAGGTGGTGAACGGGTGTAGTTGCATTGGGtgacatctacaaaattaacaaagttctttTAGTATTTTAATATTTGATCCTTTAATAATTAATTACCCTAACTTTCTTATAAAAAATTAATTTGTTAAAGGCTAGAATCCAAGTTACATTTAACCTTGAGtggttggctgatgctctctccactAAGTTTAAATTAACAAGGTAGGTAGCGATTACCAATTGCAAGTCTAATACAATTTCTATATCTTAATGGGATCTTTAACAACAATTGTCAACTGGTATGTTTAATCCCATCTATGCTTTGGGCCTCTTGTGtttggctgatgctctctccacaaGAAGCACCAATTAAGTTGTCCTATTTAAAAACTATGATGTTCTGCCCAAGACTGTCATGGGAATCGCGAAACACCATCTCGGTAATCACAAGACGACCATGGtggttggctgatgctctctccacaaTGACGTACAAATGACAAGCGAGTGTCTTAAAAAGGATGGCATAAACTTACATTTTAAAAGGGATTTTGTGTTTTGTATTATTTCAATTTGACAAAACATTTCGTATAATAATTGTTGCATGCATTCAACAATATATTATACGTATACTTTAgataaaatcatattttatatgttGGTCTTGAGTTTATAGAATCTCTATTTTAGTCACTCACGGCGTGTCC
The window above is part of the Rutidosis leptorrhynchoides isolate AG116_Rl617_1_P2 chromosome 1, CSIRO_AGI_Rlap_v1, whole genome shotgun sequence genome. Proteins encoded here:
- the LOC139847396 gene encoding uncharacterized protein gives rise to the protein MSPNATTPVHHLSLRSVLEKEKLNDTNFLDWYRNLRIVLKVEKKSYILDGPVPEEPPANATKSIRDAWTKHTDDSTEVACIMLATMIPDLQKDLEHHDAFEMLKQLKKMFQQQARQQRFETVRALHACKMTEGTSVSSYVLKMKSYIDQLERLGSSIGPELAIDLILNSLPKSYDQFVLNYNMNNLEKSISELHLMLKTAEKNIPSKTSEVLMIREGKIKKPQAKGKGKGKPKSQGNYKGKKFAPKDSVKKKEKPAKDATCFHCGEIGHWKRNCPTYLAELKKTKASNASTSGTKKD